One genomic window of Streptomyces sp. NBC_01498 includes the following:
- a CDS encoding bifunctional cytidylyltransferase/SDR family oxidoreductase — protein MSVPHAAPLRTTAVVLAGGTGQRVGLSIPKQLLKIAGKAVIEHTLSIFEQSDSIDDVIVLMAPGFVADVEKIVTKAGLTKVTKVIEGGQTRNETTERAISALGEGLADGEDRNVLFHDAVRPLLSQRVIKDCVEALDRYEAVDVAIPSADTIIVTRTHGSDGEFITEVPDRSRLRRGQTPQAFKLSTIRKAYEIAAGDPTFQATDDCSVVLRYLPDVPIHVVAGDEYNMKVTQPVDVFIADKLFQLASTAAPAQADEAAYRELLSGKTLVVFGGSYGIGADIAALAERYGAKVYALGRSTTGTHVENPEHVDDALSQAYSATGRIDYVINTAGVLRIGKLAETDNTTIQEALNVNYLAPVQIARASYKYLAETKGQLLLYTSSSYTRGRAEYSLYSSTKAAMVNLTQALSDEWAADGIRVNCVNPERTATPMRTKAFGVEPAGSLLSSEAVARTSLDVLLSELTGHVIDVRQQDPTREASSEASGFEQALASVLDRQEDV, from the coding sequence GTGTCTGTGCCGCATGCAGCCCCCCTCCGCACCACGGCCGTCGTGCTCGCCGGTGGTACCGGTCAGCGCGTGGGCCTGTCGATCCCCAAGCAGCTGCTGAAGATCGCGGGGAAGGCTGTCATCGAGCACACGCTGTCGATCTTCGAGCAGTCCGACTCGATCGACGACGTGATCGTGCTGATGGCGCCGGGCTTCGTGGCCGATGTGGAGAAGATCGTCACCAAGGCCGGTCTGACCAAGGTCACGAAGGTCATCGAGGGCGGCCAGACCCGCAACGAGACCACCGAGCGCGCCATTTCGGCCCTCGGCGAGGGCCTGGCGGACGGCGAGGACCGCAACGTCCTGTTCCACGACGCCGTACGCCCGCTGCTGTCACAGCGCGTCATCAAGGACTGTGTGGAGGCCCTCGACCGCTACGAGGCCGTCGACGTCGCCATCCCGTCCGCCGACACCATCATCGTGACCCGCACCCACGGCAGCGACGGCGAGTTCATCACCGAGGTGCCCGACCGCTCCCGGCTGCGGCGCGGCCAGACGCCGCAGGCGTTCAAGCTGTCCACCATCCGCAAGGCGTACGAGATCGCCGCGGGCGACCCCACCTTCCAGGCCACCGACGACTGTTCGGTGGTCCTGCGCTATCTGCCCGACGTGCCCATCCACGTCGTCGCGGGCGACGAGTACAACATGAAGGTCACCCAGCCCGTCGACGTCTTCATCGCCGACAAGCTGTTCCAGCTCGCCTCCACCGCCGCCCCCGCGCAGGCGGACGAGGCCGCCTACCGCGAACTGCTCTCCGGCAAGACGCTGGTCGTCTTCGGCGGCTCGTACGGCATCGGCGCCGACATCGCCGCCCTCGCCGAGCGGTACGGCGCCAAGGTGTACGCCCTCGGCCGCTCCACCACCGGCACCCACGTGGAGAACCCGGAGCACGTGGACGACGCGCTGTCCCAGGCGTATTCCGCGACCGGCCGGATCGACTACGTCATCAACACGGCGGGCGTCCTGCGTATCGGAAAGCTCGCCGAGACGGACAACACGACGATCCAGGAAGCGCTGAACGTCAATTACCTGGCGCCCGTCCAGATCGCCCGTGCCTCGTACAAGTACCTGGCCGAGACCAAGGGCCAACTGCTCCTCTACACCTCCAGCAGCTACACGCGCGGGCGGGCCGAATACAGCCTTTATTCGTCCACCAAGGCGGCCATGGTGAATCTCACCCAGGCTCTCTCGGACGAATGGGCCGCCGACGGCATCCGGGTGAATTGCGTCAATCCGGAACGCACCGCGACCCCCATGCGCACCAAGGCGTTCGGCGTCGAGCCGGCCGGCTCGCTGCTCTCCTCCGAGGCCGTCGCGCGCACCTCGCTCGACGTTCTCCTGTCCGAACTGACCGGTCATGTGATCGACGTACGGCAGCAGGACCCGACCCGGGAAGCCTCTTCGGAGGCGTCGGGATTCGAGCAGGCGCTGGCCTCGGTTCTTGACCGTCAGGAAGATGTGTAA
- the rpmA gene encoding 50S ribosomal protein L27: protein MAHKKGASSTRNGRDSNAQRLGVKRFGGQVVLAGEILVRQRGTHFHPGSGVGRGGDDTLFALTPGAVEFGKSRGRNVVNIVPVAE, encoded by the coding sequence ATGGCACACAAGAAGGGCGCATCGTCCACCCGTAACGGGCGCGACTCGAACGCTCAGCGGCTCGGCGTGAAGCGCTTCGGCGGTCAGGTCGTGCTCGCCGGTGAGATCCTCGTCCGCCAGCGTGGCACCCACTTCCACCCCGGTTCGGGTGTGGGCCGTGGTGGCGACGACACGCTGTTCGCGCTCACCCCCGGCGCGGTCGAGTTCGGCAAGAGCCGTGGCCGCAACGTCGTGAACATCGTTCCGGTCGCCGAGTAA
- the obgE gene encoding GTPase ObgE, with translation MTTFVDRVELHVAAGSGGHGCASVHREKFKPLGGPDGGNGGRGGDVILVVDQSVTTLLDYHHSPHRKATNGRPGEGGNRSGKDGQDLVLPVPDGTVVLDKQGNVLADLVGQGTVYVAAEGGRGGLGNAALSSARRKAPGFALLGEPGRSGDVVLELKTVADVALVGYPSAGKSSLISVLSAAKPKIADYPFTTLVPNLGVVTAGSTVYTIADVPGLIPGASQGRGLGLEFLRHVERCSVLVHILDTATLESERDPVSDLDMIEEELKQYGGLENRPRIAVLNKIDIPDGQDLAEMIRPELEARGLRVYEVSAVARTGLRELSFALAEIIAAQRAAKPVEEATRIVIRPKAVDDTGFTVTLEEDGLYRVRGDKPERWVRQTDFNNDEAVGYLADRLSRLGVEAELMKAGARSGDGVAIGPEDDAVVFDWEPTVMAGAEMLGRRGEDHRLDAPRPAAVRRRDRDAERDDADKEYDEFKPF, from the coding sequence ATGACCACCTTCGTGGACCGCGTCGAATTGCATGTCGCCGCGGGTAGCGGAGGCCACGGCTGCGCCTCCGTACACCGTGAGAAGTTCAAGCCGCTCGGCGGCCCCGACGGCGGCAACGGCGGCCGGGGCGGGGACGTCATCCTGGTCGTCGACCAGTCGGTGACGACGCTGCTCGACTACCACCACTCGCCGCACCGCAAGGCCACCAACGGCAGGCCCGGCGAGGGCGGCAACCGTTCCGGCAAGGACGGCCAGGACCTCGTCCTGCCGGTCCCCGACGGCACCGTCGTCCTCGACAAGCAGGGCAACGTCCTCGCCGACCTGGTCGGCCAGGGCACCGTCTACGTGGCCGCCGAGGGCGGTCGCGGCGGACTCGGCAACGCCGCGCTCTCCTCCGCCCGCCGCAAGGCCCCCGGCTTCGCGCTCCTCGGCGAGCCCGGCCGCTCCGGCGACGTCGTCCTGGAGCTGAAGACCGTCGCGGACGTCGCGCTCGTCGGCTACCCGAGCGCCGGCAAGTCGTCGCTGATCTCCGTGCTCTCCGCGGCCAAGCCCAAGATCGCCGACTACCCGTTCACCACGCTCGTCCCCAACCTCGGTGTCGTCACGGCCGGTTCGACCGTCTACACCATCGCGGACGTCCCCGGTCTGATCCCCGGCGCCAGCCAGGGCCGCGGCCTCGGCCTGGAGTTCCTGCGCCATGTCGAACGCTGCTCGGTCCTCGTGCACATCCTGGACACCGCGACGCTGGAGTCCGAGCGCGATCCCGTCTCCGACCTCGACATGATCGAGGAGGAGCTGAAGCAGTACGGGGGTCTGGAGAACCGCCCGCGTATCGCGGTCCTCAACAAGATCGACATCCCGGACGGCCAGGACCTCGCCGAGATGATCCGGCCCGAGCTGGAGGCGCGCGGCCTGCGGGTGTACGAGGTGTCCGCCGTGGCCCGTACCGGGCTGCGGGAACTCTCCTTCGCGCTCGCCGAGATCATCGCCGCCCAGCGGGCCGCCAAGCCCGTGGAGGAGGCCACCCGGATCGTCATCCGGCCCAAGGCCGTGGACGACACCGGCTTCACCGTCACGCTGGAGGAGGACGGCCTGTACCGCGTCCGCGGCGACAAGCCCGAACGCTGGGTCAGGCAGACCGACTTCAACAACGACGAGGCCGTCGGTTATCTCGCGGACCGGCTCAGCCGGCTCGGCGTCGAGGCCGAACTGATGAAGGCGGGCGCCCGGTCCGGCGACGGTGTCGCGATCGGCCCCGAGGACGACGCGGTCGTCTTCGACTGGGAGCCGACCGTGATGGCCGGCGCCGAGATGCTCGGGCGGCGCGGTGAGGACCACCGGCTGGACGCACCCCGTCCGGCGGCCGTACGGCGCAGGGACCGGGACGCGGAGCGGGACGACGCGGACAAGGAGTACGACGAGTTCAAGCCTTTCTAA
- a CDS encoding acyltransferase, which produces MNYRVQPTAQVDETAAVGDGSSVWELAQIRENARLGENCVVGRGAYVGTGVRIGDNVKIQNYALVYEPAELADGVFIGPAVVLTNDLNPRSVDPDGTLKRGSDWEAVGVKIAEGASLGARSVCVAPVRIGRWAMIAAGAVVTKDVPDFGLVVGVPARRIGWVGRAGVKLVERDAEPGVWECPRTGALHDEKDGVLTERR; this is translated from the coding sequence GTGAACTACAGGGTCCAGCCCACCGCCCAGGTCGACGAGACCGCCGCGGTCGGTGACGGCAGCAGTGTCTGGGAGCTCGCGCAGATCCGGGAGAACGCGCGTCTCGGCGAGAACTGCGTGGTCGGGCGGGGTGCCTATGTCGGGACCGGGGTCCGGATCGGCGACAACGTCAAGATCCAGAACTACGCGCTGGTGTACGAGCCCGCCGAGCTGGCCGACGGGGTCTTCATCGGGCCCGCCGTCGTCCTCACCAACGACCTGAACCCCCGCTCCGTGGACCCGGACGGCACCCTGAAGCGCGGCTCCGACTGGGAGGCCGTCGGCGTGAAGATCGCGGAGGGCGCCTCGCTGGGCGCCCGGTCGGTCTGCGTCGCGCCCGTACGGATCGGCCGCTGGGCGATGATCGCCGCCGGGGCCGTCGTCACGAAGGACGTGCCGGACTTCGGGCTGGTCGTGGGCGTGCCCGCCCGCCGGATCGGCTGGGTCGGGCGGGCCGGTGTGAAGCTCGTGGAGCGGGACGCGGAGCCCGGGGTGTGGGAGTGCCCGAGGACCGGCGCGCTGCACGACGAGAAGGACGGCGTCCTCACCGAGCGCCGCTGA
- a CDS encoding acyltransferase family protein codes for MASSLSRTLPETSADTRAGDAAGVRDPFFDNAKYLAIVLVAVGHAWEPLPGSGRVVEALYSFVYAFHMPVFIVIAGYFSRGFDMSPKRVWRLFTGILVPYAIFEVAYTLFHRAVEDPGFPLTPADPYWMLWFLPALFLWRITTPFWQLVRWPVPLALAVAAFASMSTGIGDDLQLMRVLQFLPFFVLGLCLRPEHFAALRRTRVRVAAVPVCLVALLGAYWSVPRMSTSWFFRSYGARELGEPVWAGAAMTLLLFAVALVLGACFLAWVPRRRLWMTVLGAGTLYGYLLHGFLVRGARYLGGYDHPFLETPAGRIAVTLTAALLVTALCTPPVRRVFRYVVEPRMSWALRRDGAGTRA; via the coding sequence ATGGCCTCATCCCTCTCCCGGACGCTTCCCGAAACCTCCGCCGACACGCGTGCCGGGGACGCCGCCGGGGTGCGGGATCCGTTCTTCGACAACGCGAAGTATCTGGCCATCGTGCTGGTCGCGGTCGGGCACGCGTGGGAGCCGCTGCCGGGCAGCGGGCGGGTGGTGGAGGCGCTGTACAGCTTTGTGTACGCCTTCCACATGCCCGTCTTCATCGTGATCGCGGGCTACTTCTCACGCGGTTTCGACATGAGCCCGAAACGGGTGTGGCGGCTGTTCACCGGGATTCTCGTGCCGTACGCGATCTTCGAGGTGGCGTACACCCTCTTCCACCGCGCCGTGGAGGACCCCGGCTTCCCGCTGACCCCGGCGGACCCGTACTGGATGCTCTGGTTCCTGCCCGCTCTCTTCCTGTGGCGGATCACCACGCCGTTCTGGCAGCTGGTCCGGTGGCCGGTGCCCCTGGCGCTCGCCGTCGCCGCGTTCGCGTCGATGTCGACCGGGATCGGGGACGATCTCCAGTTGATGCGGGTCCTTCAGTTCCTGCCGTTCTTCGTGCTGGGCCTGTGTCTGCGCCCCGAGCACTTCGCCGCTCTGCGCCGCACCCGGGTGCGGGTCGCGGCGGTGCCCGTCTGCCTGGTCGCGCTGCTGGGCGCCTACTGGTCGGTCCCGCGCATGTCCACGTCCTGGTTCTTCAGGAGCTACGGGGCCCGGGAGCTGGGTGAGCCGGTCTGGGCGGGTGCGGCGATGACACTGCTGCTGTTCGCCGTCGCGCTGGTGCTGGGCGCGTGCTTCCTGGCGTGGGTGCCGCGCCGTCGCCTGTGGATGACCGTGCTGGGCGCCGGGACGCTCTACGGATATCTGCTGCACGGCTTCCTCGTCCGGGGCGCGCGCTACCTCGGCGGCTACGACCACCCGTTCCTGGAGACCCCGGCCGGCCGGATCGCGGTGACCCTGACCGCCGCGCTGCTCGTGACGGCGCTGTGCACACCGCCGGTGCGGAGGGTGTTCCGGTACGTGGTGGAGCCGCGGATGAGCTGGGCGCTGCGGCGGGACGGTGCCGGGACGCGGGCGTAG
- the rplU gene encoding 50S ribosomal protein L21, producing the protein MYAIVRSGGRQHKVAVDDIVEVDKIPTAKVGDTVELSTLLVVDGEAVTSDPWVLDGIKVTAEVVDHHKGAKIDILRYKNKTGYRRRQGHRQQYTAIKVTAIPAAAKK; encoded by the coding sequence GTGTACGCCATCGTGCGCAGCGGTGGTCGCCAGCACAAGGTTGCTGTCGACGACATCGTTGAGGTTGACAAGATTCCCACGGCCAAGGTTGGCGACACGGTCGAGCTCTCGACCCTGCTCGTGGTCGACGGCGAGGCCGTGACCAGCGACCCGTGGGTGCTGGACGGCATCAAGGTCACCGCCGAGGTCGTGGACCACCACAAGGGTGCGAAGATCGACATTCTTCGCTACAAGAACAAGACCGGTTACCGCCGTCGCCAGGGCCACCGCCAGCAGTACACGGCGATCAAGGTCACCGCGATTCCCGCCGCGGCGAAGAAGTAA
- a CDS encoding glycosyltransferase family 4 protein, protein MKISFLIHTIYGIGGTIRTTLNLAEEFADQHEVEIVSVFRHRPVPLFDVDPRLTLVPLIHTWKESPEYEKEHPLHLRPAEHFPRHEARYREYSKLTDERVREHYARSDADVVIGTRPGLSAYVAQFAPVSAVLIGQEHMTYNHHKPALRNEMYQHIDALDAYVTVSEGDAAVYREQMPLPATRVLAIPNSVPEPPIEPSTGSGTTIVAAGRLSAEKQYGVLIDAFAKVVAVRPEWDLRIYGGGPEKENLRKKIDTLGLYNSVRLMGSVSPIEPEWAKGAIAASTSRHESFGMTLVEAMRCGLPVVSSDCDYGPREIIRPGADGLLVPVSDAGAVADALLTLIDDEPLRRRMSEAAVRNASRFDPGQVAKKYEELFGELRTVSAQRAALGDFVPVADCAVEPGGALTFALVAPGAAAAHEGMRLICVRADARTEERAFPLSAAGTVTIPADAAFSEGVWECFAELPETGRRVRITARSVDQRGAMGACARARQGDPVHHLVPYASRPRKHLAFRAWVRPVHAEAGDIHVEGKRITVAGELFGAGTMDRRPSLVVRRRGKPAEELTYAGSRQGERGFRFTFPASGPAGRQIAGSESWDLLLKYAPDAAPVKVARVLDDVVEKRPIYEYPVTEVRKSRPWGPLRRVARKLRSRPAQWVRVRIMYMGANDLVVNVADAPAK, encoded by the coding sequence ATGAAGATCTCTTTCCTCATCCACACCATCTACGGCATCGGCGGCACCATCCGCACCACGCTCAACCTCGCCGAGGAGTTCGCCGACCAGCACGAGGTCGAGATCGTGTCGGTCTTCCGGCACCGGCCCGTCCCGCTCTTCGACGTCGACCCGCGGCTCACCCTCGTCCCGCTCATCCACACCTGGAAGGAGTCCCCGGAGTACGAGAAGGAACACCCGCTCCATCTCAGGCCCGCCGAGCACTTCCCGCGCCACGAGGCGCGCTACCGCGAGTACAGCAAGCTGACCGACGAACGCGTCAGGGAGCACTACGCCCGCTCGGACGCCGACGTCGTCATCGGGACCAGACCCGGACTCTCCGCGTACGTCGCCCAGTTCGCCCCGGTGAGCGCCGTGCTCATCGGCCAGGAACACATGACGTACAACCACCACAAGCCCGCGCTGCGCAACGAGATGTACCAGCACATCGACGCCCTCGACGCCTACGTCACCGTCTCCGAGGGCGACGCCGCCGTGTACCGCGAGCAGATGCCGCTGCCCGCGACCCGGGTGCTCGCCATCCCCAACAGCGTTCCCGAGCCGCCGATCGAGCCGTCCACCGGCTCCGGCACCACGATCGTCGCGGCAGGACGGCTCTCCGCCGAGAAGCAGTACGGCGTGCTGATCGACGCCTTCGCCAAGGTCGTCGCCGTACGCCCGGAGTGGGACCTGCGGATCTACGGCGGCGGCCCGGAGAAGGAGAACCTCCGCAAGAAGATCGACACCCTCGGCCTCTACAACAGCGTGCGCCTCATGGGCTCCGTCTCGCCCATCGAGCCCGAGTGGGCCAAGGGCGCCATCGCCGCGTCCACCTCACGTCACGAGTCCTTCGGCATGACCCTCGTGGAGGCGATGCGCTGTGGGCTGCCCGTCGTCAGCAGCGACTGCGACTACGGCCCCCGCGAGATCATCCGGCCGGGCGCGGACGGCCTGTTGGTGCCGGTGTCCGACGCCGGCGCGGTCGCCGACGCGCTGCTCACCCTCATCGACGACGAGCCGCTGCGCCGCCGGATGAGCGAGGCGGCCGTACGCAACGCGTCCCGCTTCGACCCCGGCCAGGTCGCCAAGAAGTACGAGGAGCTGTTCGGCGAACTGCGTACGGTCTCCGCCCAGCGCGCCGCCCTGGGCGACTTCGTCCCGGTCGCCGACTGCGCGGTGGAGCCCGGCGGCGCCCTCACCTTCGCGCTCGTCGCCCCCGGCGCCGCCGCCGCCCACGAGGGCATGAGGCTGATCTGCGTACGCGCGGACGCCCGCACGGAGGAGCGCGCCTTCCCGCTCTCCGCCGCCGGCACGGTCACGATCCCGGCGGACGCGGCGTTCAGCGAGGGAGTGTGGGAGTGCTTCGCCGAACTCCCCGAAACAGGGCGGCGGGTACGGATCACCGCCCGCTCCGTCGACCAGCGCGGCGCGATGGGCGCGTGCGCCCGCGCACGCCAGGGCGACCCGGTCCACCATCTCGTGCCGTACGCGTCCCGCCCCCGCAAGCACCTGGCCTTCCGCGCCTGGGTCCGGCCGGTGCACGCCGAGGCCGGGGACATCCACGTCGAGGGCAAGCGCATCACGGTCGCGGGCGAGCTGTTCGGCGCGGGCACGATGGACCGGCGCCCCTCGCTGGTGGTACGCCGACGGGGCAAACCCGCCGAGGAGTTGACGTACGCGGGCAGCAGGCAGGGGGAGCGCGGCTTCCGCTTCACGTTCCCCGCCTCGGGGCCCGCGGGCCGTCAGATCGCCGGGTCGGAGTCGTGGGACCTGCTGCTCAAGTACGCCCCCGACGCCGCCCCGGTGAAGGTCGCGCGGGTGCTCGACGACGTCGTCGAGAAGCGGCCGATCTACGAATACCCCGTCACCGAGGTGCGCAAGAGCAGGCCGTGGGGACCGTTGCGCAGAGTGGCCCGTAAACTGAGGAGCCGGCCGGCCCAGTGGGTGCGCGTACGCATCATGTACATGGGCGCCAACGACCTTGTCGTCAATGTGGCGGACGCGCCGGCGAAATAG